Below is a window of Arabidopsis thaliana chromosome 2, partial sequence DNA.
TTTGCGTTCAGAGTGAACCCAAGCCACCGCGTAGGTCTTCATTTTACGTGAGACAGGAGCTAGATCTTGAGCAGAGATTATGTTGAGCTCTAGCAATTGGAAAGAAGGAAATATCGACATTGTTTGTGTACACAATCAGTGTTTGTTATTCAAATTCTCAGTCACATTTGACGAAATTAGGAGAATTGAAAAAGCTATGGAATTGGAAAATCGAATTCTTGATTAGCCCCCTAAGGAGTGGACGATTCTCCATTGGATAGATCATTAAGATTGTTATTCGTTTGGTGGCAAATCTCCGAATGGTAGGGATAAGGTATTGGCCATTGCTTCCTATCTCAGTTTTCCATGTTTTTATTAACCTTTGAAgcagagagaggagagagagagagataaaacGAGTCAATCTTAGGTTCCATATTTGGGctattttgtgaaaaaaatgagagagaaagagtaaatTAGGGTTGGTCATGTGATAATCTTTAGTAAGATATTGTAGAAGTTTGCTATATTAGGGAGTTTATAGGATCAAATTGTCAATTCTTAGAGATATCAGATATGAATAATCTTTATGCACAACGATACGATAGACACCAGAGGCTAATAATCTCTGGAAAAGTGATTTTCACATATGATTTATGAAAGTCTTTTGTTGTCTCATAAGAGACGTTTTTCATCTATGTATGTTGCTTCTATcacaattttgaaaaactgGGATTTTTATTCGTATGTTATCAATGGGCTTTCTGATTTGTAGCCCAAACTGAGAGTCATGGGCCAAATCCAACGTCATTTACGTCTGGCTAGAGtaaagttttaatttctctctttctctcgtgATGGTGTGAGCTTCGTAACCTTTGTTCTCCGttttgataaatgataatggTCTCTGAATGGCTGTATACTAAATTCGTAATATTCTTGTATATTGGTTcttctattaaaaatttaaaagtaacaaaaatggACCACCCTATGCACCACATCTCATATCATGCAATTAAATGCCAAAACAATTACTACAAGATTCATCAAAACTTGTGCGGAGAGTATTGATGTTTGATCCCAAAAGGTATCAATCAAGTTCCCTATTCccaaaatcataaaaagcATCACACTTCTCCATGAAATCGCATGAGTGTTGTATAAAAAATTAACCATAGTTTCTTTCACTCGAGATacataaacaacaacacattGAGAAGTACATAACTCGACTTTCGTAtttccaaatatataaattatgcACACGATTATTTTCTGAACAAATAAGATTTAAGTAATGccgaaaaaaaacatttaaataatGCAAATTGCCCACAATAATACAAAACGCGGTGGAATCCTACTCattttacaagaaacaaataaaaattgccAGGTTATACCAATAAAGTTACTTATCAAACGAGATTTTGATAGAAAAAGTACCAAAAACAAGTTGgcagaaaaaaacaactcgACAGAAACTCAAAAAGCAACTCAACAGtctagaaaaaacaaaatatcatttaaaacatacgaaaacaaaaatgtataacgTTATCAGAACAGAATAATGTAAAATGCTACAGCATAGTATAAATTCATTTCTGTTTAAGAGTTACCCATTGTTAAACTATAGCATAACATCCAATAGAATGACTTCACGGAACTTGTAAAAGGTATGAAATTAAGACAAGTATAAGTACTTAAGGAACTTCAAATGAGATAAttcatttacatttttaaaaataaattgaaagtactttctccatcttctaacattttaaaatggtcccagctcttcttcatccatcccACCACAATTTCCACCTCTCAAAAATACTGTATTCAATAAACTAACAATtcgaaaaatataaaaatcggGACACAATTAATTGCATGCACCTCGGAATTCACATTAACGCTTGCCTCCATTTCGGGGTTGGGACTCATTTTGTTGTCTTCATcctaattattttcaataatctgccaaaaaaaaaacataagtaatcaattttttttgcctttattcttcttctcaacatATGCATGTGTATGTCTATTATATGCAAGCTCTTCCACACTTAATTTTCAATATGCTCAAATTAGAAGGATAATTAATATCTCTAATAAAAAACACTGAGTAATCTATTATTTTGGCAATACAAAAATGACAACTCGTATGAATTACGTTACATATGCATGTATGCTTATAGACGTGATACGTGCATGAATGTTGTCTacgtgtatgtatatataagtgGAGAGGAAGTAATTACCGtcatatttcttcttcatcaagttTTTGACGAAAAGTAAGCAAATGACAAGAAATCCAACACCAGCTGTTCCTCCTACTATTATTGCCACCGTTTTGCCTGTTGTTCCTGTTTTTTTCCATCAAAAACCATTTCATCATCCTAATAAAATATACCTAAAAATACATTTCCTAAACTTTACGCTCTCTTTTCTAAAGAATTAATTGTTACGAAACCGTAGCAAACTATaatgttgaaaagaaaaaaacaatatttattcatcaaaatgaaaagaaacaaaaatcacaattggagcctgaaaacaaaagaacaagtTTCACACTGAAAACCTTTTGAATTAAAGTGAAGATagtcaaataaattaattattaactTCAACATcgaatcattttctttttaatgaacACCTTTTCAAGATTTTCCAGCAAATATTAGAACGTTGGTATTGAAATTTTCcaccaaaataataaacaaataaaaagaaatagaaattttcacctgaagaagatgaagaagaagaagaacccgAAGAGCCAGAGCTAGGATAAGGAGAAGATCTCTTGGGAACACCATTTGGGTAGAAACTATAACCGACAAAACACTTATGAAGATATATCTGACCAGATATTGAGCTTCCACATTCGACTTGAGCTCTCTGTAACGCGTTTTTTATGCAACCGCTACAATCTGAATCGCCTATATCGCCTTCGCATTGTCCTAAAACGTAAACCGATTCGTATGTCGTTGCGTAGAAGCCGTGACCTTGAACGACGCCGTTTTGCATCACCCCGAAAGCTGTGTCTCTTCTCTGTTCGAATCCTGTCCCGGCGACGTTGTTCTTCCCACATGTCTTGAATAACAACTCCATTCctaaagaaatttttaaaCCGGAGTTAAAATTAGTCAATCTCGGTTCGGTTTATGGTTAAAACCGAAATTAGGTCGATAGTTAAAAGTTTCTCTGGTTTAGTCGAATCCTAACTTTGGTTAAACCTatatctaaaaccaaaacctgaTTCTTAACCGGGTTCTTGAAGTTCACACAGAAACTCGAATTCCggttcaagaaacaaaaaatttcgaaGAAATTGAGATTAAACCAAATAATGGAGAGTAATACCTGAAATTTGGGCAAAGCCAGAGATTTCATAGAGAAGATAACAGCCGGAGAGCTGAACTCTAGCAGCAATGGTTTTGCCACAGAGCTTACCAGAGAGAACAGGAAGACGACTAACACAGTTGTAACAGTCGTTGTTACTTAAATCTCCTCTACACTGGAAAAGACCAGTGACGCTTGTTTGGCTTGTTGTTCCAGTTGTGGTTTTGTAGAATCTTGTTTTCGTTGATTGAGTAACCAATAAGCCATACATTGCAGAGAGAGCTTGTGAGTATAAACCAGATGGATCTGATAATCTCTGTCTTGCACAACCTTTGTAGATTAGGTTCGTGTACTCtggtgaagaagattttgCTAGCTTGAGATCTGAGAACAGAgccatgatgatgatgtaaaGTAACAAAAGCTGCTTCAGTGAATAAAACCCCATTTCTTTTGTATTgtgtggaagaagaaactaaaaaatcaGAACATAGTTTGTTGTAGAAGAAgagttgttttgttatgttattgGAGGAAAGATTTTTGTGGGAATTTTGAGGATATGGGTAAATGAGAAagattaaaatcttttttgttgttgttgttgttgtggggCTTGTTTGgaatttaacttttttggGAGTTTATGAAATTCTGTGTTTGGTGGATCAGTAAAAGCTCtttattttgcttcttctgagTTTTCTGAATTTGGTGTTAAtggtgaaagagagagattttgtaAGAGGCTGTGGATGGATGGATGACcactcttttctctttctttaggAGATGTGGAAAAAGAAATAGGATTAGGATAGAGAGAGTCTGTAGAGAAGGGAGcgtaatttgttttctttattttttaatataacaatcaaacactcttttctttcttcagcCACCACTGACCAGTCTAAAGACAGTACAGTGAGCTTGGTGTGTGTATTGCAGTCTTTGATTATTAGATTTCACTTAAACTGTTTATTCAACAcctaactttttaaaattagaataaCTActcttttggtttcaattCCATTTGATGTTTAGAATTTAGTAATGAAACCCAATAATAGTTACTTTATGAAAACACGTTTTCGACAATAATTAAAATGGAAGACAATTAGTATTATATTTACTCTGATCATCTAAAACTGGACAATTTTTTTCCCAGTAGCTAGTAAGGTTATGTATTTTGTAGTTGTTACTAATTACTATATAAAAAGTTCATCGTGTAGGTATTTCTTTAAGCTTAGTTTAtgtattttgtagtttttataCGATGATTTGTTCAagttattttagtattttcagacaaaattaaaaaaataatatagacaGGGAGAAACATAAGCATTCTTTAGAATTGTGAGGAAACACGTGGTTATACCTTAACACGAATTGTCAATCCTGGTCACAATAAAGAAAGGGTATTACAAAACATTATCTTTTGCGTGAAGTTAAACTAATCCTGGAATTGCAAAAGGAATCACGAATCTGATATTCGTGGATAAATGTAAATATTGTGCCCAGTGATTTTTGACCAAGTACAGTCAAGGGTATTCTTTAAcatttagttaaaattttgttcTCAGAGACCAGCTGAAATCATTTGTTGGAATACGGAATACTAAGCAGACCACCACTGTCTAGAACAGATTAAATAATACCAAATGCGGTTTAGCACCATCGGTTTGGGATCTTCATTAGTGTCTGAATTCATTTGGCAACAGAAAGAACACATTTTTTGGTACATATATTGAAGGTACAAAGCGATTAAAAGAGCCTATAAGAAAACTCGAGGGTTTGTGAGTGTCATTGTTTGAATTCCAAGAGGTAGCGAGGATGATCACAATCACCACTCACTCATGACCCGCACCTATGAAATTCTCCCCCATTGCTGCAAATACTGTAAGATACAACAGAACTTGAGAAATTTGAGCGAGATAACACTGGAGATGGACATTTGGAATGTTCTGTCTGAGTTTTTTACGGATTGTTCACGAGTCTTGCGCAGAGTCATCATCGACGTTGGCTTTTTCATCACCAGGAAGACCAAATATCCGTAGGTTACGGTCCATCGAACCGACTGCAACGTACTGTGCATCTGAACCAAACTTCACACACGTAGCTTTACCTGCAAGTGTAAGGGCTTCGAAATTAGCAACATTATCGCTATGTGATCATTGAAGGAGTTAGGTAAGGGACTTTACCAGTGCCGGAGAGATCTGGGAGTGTCTTGATAAGGTTCCATTCAGCTTTCACACTTGCCGTCTGGTATACTCTGCAgccaaaacacataaattgTGTTAACCCAACGTGCAGATTAATCAAGCTAGCTTGGTCtctttggatattttctttagCTGAGCTTTGGATGTTTTGATCACTATTTTCAAATGTGTACTCACTTGATATCTGATGCAGCAATACCGAGATAAGATCCGCTAGGATCAAACTCCactgcacacaaaaaaaaagtaggtTTAATCAAAGCGAGCTTATAATACATAGAAAGTTCTCTATCAACAAAATGAGTAGAAACAGATACGATAGTTGTGTACCAGAGTTCGCATCTGCAgataaaaatgatttgaagTTCCTTAACTTGCGCAGATCCCACAACCTAACACCATCCTCTGCAGCTGTCTGTCAATTCCaggacaaaaagaaaatcattcaTGTAAGCATAACTTAAGCTGTATTCTCTCTTCTCGTATTTTGTTCAAAGTACTCACCGCGAGGAAGTAACCATTTTCAGAGAAAGATATAGCTGTAACTTCCCCAGTGTGTCCATCAAACTTAGCCACATTTGCCTattatcaaccaaaaaaatgaaaactataaTGAAGAACACTGTACacaattaataattttaataggTCATATAGTTTGGAAGCCCATAGTTTTTACCTGACTTTTAACGTCCCAAATCTTAACAACAGATTGAGAAGTACCGGTTCCGAGAATGAGACCATCGGGATGAAAAGCAGCAGCCGTGTAATCTACATTCTTTGAATCATCTGATACCTGAATAAAAACAAGGAATATGACAAAGGCTTTCATGAGTAAAGGAGCTCGTACTCTAACCATACACCGAACCACGGATTTTAGCTGATATGAAAATGCTCATGAAGAAAGTATAATCCACACAATTGtttcttgtaaatatatataatcatttctGTTATATAGCATACAGGCAAAGCTAGAAAGGAAAACAGGTATTAGTTGGTTCTTTAAGGAAAGTGTTTAGGGACCTGTGCAAGGCATGAGCCAGAGGACAGATCGTAGAAGCACCATGTACCATCAAGAGATGCCGAGACAAAGTATTTATTTGTGGGATGCACAGTTACAGCTCGCACCTGAATAAAGCATCATTAACTAAAGTTACACAAAAAGTATATGAATTAAAAGAACATGGAACGGACTGTAAGAGTTCCTCAAATTCATCCTTACCTCCGCAGAATGATCATTCAATGTATACCCACAAGCATAATTCCCATCCCCAGGATTCCGCCAGATACGGACTGTCTGCAGGTAAGTCACTAATTTAGTAATAAAAAGATAACTATCGAACAATTGGTGATGTACATCCTCTGTGAAATCGAACAGAGCATCCAACAAATTACAGAGACTTCTGGTGTGAGTgatcaaaatgtgttttatAACTCGCAGCAAACAAAGTTTTCAAAGATAGCATCATGACATCTACAGAAAAAGATTCAATGGCTACTAGTCATCTTTTCAcaatacaaataaacaaatgcaTCTGCCGGCTACTACTTTTCAAAACGAAGGCAATACACAATGTGGGATTACAATTTCCTATAGAACTAATACCAAGCACTATTCATAAAATATGACATATGAAATTACCTTGTCAGCAGAAGCAGTCAAAACAAGATCAGAGTCGCCTACAAATTTTACGCTTGTAACCTACAAAAGAATCAACACATATCAAGCATGGAGCTACAtgaaacaaattcaaacaaaaatctaaggcaaaaagttaaaaaccttCTTCGAGTGACCAGTCAGTGTTGACAAGATTTGTCCAGAAGGGCGATCAAAGAGAACAGCAGTTGCATCAACTCCTCCAGTAGCAATGACATCCTGGTCACCGaattaagaagaaatataGTTCTGATGTAAATTTTTGCACACCAAAACTTAGCATAATATAAGATCAAAGAAATGCAAAGAATCCCTGGTCGTGGTCGTAATACAAACTATCACACACAGCATATAGGTATGTAATAggcaaataaaaatattatgcaAAAAAGACATAACAATGATATGATCATTCCCCAACCAAGGACTCAAGGctatattcaaataatttatacataGAAGATTAGAAGTTTGCCAGTCGGTTATCACATGCTATGAAGAGGCtttcagaaacagaggaaaataagaataagGGGATGTGATTAAAAAACCATCAGATGAGGGACCTTAGAATGTAGAATGTCCATCGAACAAATGCCTGGTTTGTTGGTCTTGTGAAGTGGGTGGCTTGATAGCTGAGTGAACCTCTCCAAAGTATCTATTGACGCCAATGTTTGAGGAATCtacagaaaaatattaaaattatcaaGACAGCAGGAaccaatacaaaaaaaatcacaagaCTAGGCAGGAGGGcaacatttttttagttaagtTTCAAACCGAATACTAGGATCTAAATAGATATAGTGAGTATAAATCACATGCCtctacaaacaagaaaaaatacataaacgTAGCAAGTCGTCAGGTCTTGCCTTCTAACATTCAAATGCATATTCAAAGATAGATACGAGTCTATGTGCAGTACCTGTCGCTTTTTTCGCTTCTGGGAAAGAGCAGCATTACAATCAGTCAATTCCGTAATAATTTCAGCTGAAATTCCAGGACACAATTTCTTTGCATCAGGACCCAGTTCCTCGTCAACGGCAGCTATTATACAACAAAAGAGTATAGTGACATGTTACAAGAGGAAAAAATAACTAGCCAATATATTTTGAGTAAAAAGTGTACAATCATACCTCGTTTACCATTACTCAGAGCAGCATTAGCTGTCACAGCTTCAGGGGCCGCAGGTATATGTCTCTCAACCTCGGCCAGTAATTGGCGTGCTtcgtctctttcttttttaagtcTAGCAATCACACGACAAGCAGAATCATGCTGCAAACAGAAGGTAAAACAGTCCCATCAGTAGACTAAACACACTAAAAGATGAAATGAGTGAGGAAAATAAATCTAGGGTgcataaaacaaatttattgacCATGGCACCTCATAAACTGGTGACAGAAACACACAGCCAAAATTACCTGATACAAGGCATGACTTAGCTCTTGCCTTGCAGTATGTAGTTGTTGCTCCAGTGCAAAATTTGATAGCATCAAACCGTCCCATTCCTAAAAAATGCAAAGCAGCTAAACTTCTCACGCAATTACTTCGAATAATTCATcccaaaaaaatgaacaatttaTGTTGATTAGCACTCAGAAAAGGAGCAGGTGATCCGCGTAATAATGTTACTAAAGAGAAGAGGCCAATGTGTTCAGTTAAACGAATCTTGTATACATTTAAGAAACAACCTtggaaaatttattttaagtcAATCAACCAAACTCTACATGaccaataacataaaacattGTGACATTTCTTAGTGAACTTCCCATTAAGAAAACAAGCATAAATCCAAGAGAAAAGGTAGGAACAAATTTGCAAAAGAACAATTAAAGCTTACATTCTGGAACGTTCCGAGCAATCCAGGGATACTAGCTGTATGCAATGTTTTCGGCTTTATGATCTACACAATTGacaattacattaaaaaatctcaaacaaatATCGTCAACAGTACTTTGCATCAAATAGTTAAAGAGATTACACTACCTCCCCAGTTTTGATGGGAACAATGTCATCAATGGTAAGTGGTTCGCCAGTAACCGGGCACTTCCCATAATCCTACAGAGGAAAATAATTTAGAAGAAATCATTCATTTCCAAGTGGCGTGATAATCTAAAAGAGCTCTCACTGGAGATCGGATCTCATTGGTGCCCAAAAGAATTTCTCGATAATTTCACAGTGCTACAAGAATCATCCGAAGTAAACCAAACAACATCACTCAAATTACGAGAAATCCTTCCagtgagaacaaaaaaaacaagacgGTAAAAGTACTTGGCAGTGCTTAATTCAGCTCAAAGCTTACCGATATATGTCTTTCGATTAGTCGTCTCTCGAAGAGTAATCCTGACTTCGTCGAAACCACTGGCTCCACGGGAACTTCTCCTGAAACTGAAAGAACACAGTGCCGCCACCAACATCAACCataagaaaaccctaaatcggcatattgagaaaaaatagagagagacgACTGAAAGCTTTACTTGCACAGTTCATCGTAGGAAGAACGAGTGATACGACGAAGTACGAGAACTCAGGTCGATGTAGAACTTCCTGTGAGTGGGGCGGAGCAAGGGTTTTATCTTCTCCGGTCCGGCGCTACAAAGCAAAAACGCGGAAGCCGGGAAATGGTTGAAGAGAGAGACGACGATTAACACTCTCACTTGATATATTAGGGATTCAATTTAATTGGGCCTTTAACGATCACCTTCTTATATTTGGGCTTTTAAATCGATCCAACCATTAGAATTTGAAATTGACGACgttttatattagttttaaaatctGTTTTAACTCATGTTGAACTAAAATTGGGCATTCAGTAATTTTGGTTGATTCATGTACATTTACTCATTAGATTATAAAACAAACCCATTGTTTtgttacagatttttttttgttatatgttgtTGCGACTATGTTTTAATCTAAAGAACGAGCACAAATATCGAATGAGACCGAGGTAGGTTTGTTCTTTGCATCTTAATCGCCTATCTTATACCCATTACCCACCAACACTCCATACTCACCAACAATcaaataacaattaacaacATATCCTCGatcacaacaaacaaaatcaaccgTTCAAGAGATCCTAAAAATATGTTCTAAGATGAAAGAATAAGGGATATATGTTTGTACATTTCATTGACAATTAGAGATATGGTTTATCTGTTGGTATATCGTTATGGATTCACGTTGCAAATGCGACCTCCACGGGTTCgatatacaaattatatacCTAAGGTCAAAATCAAtggtattttatttttaatgtctAAAGATAGGACGATGAGGGTACCATCCTAAGCACAATAGCTGTGTCCTTTCTATTTGCATAAAAGTTATATTCTTAGGATCCAAAGATGAAAGCGAACTCTCATACAAATACAATGctccaagaaaaaaagaaaaaagaaaaaaaaaacaatgctccaagaaaaagatatttatgaagaaaaaattatttttcatattaaacCTAGATTGAAGAACGAGCTAATGACGCATATGTATAGTTCATATACGCatgacattttgttttgttttcaacccTAAATAATACGTACGTATAACGTTTGAGATTATGTAATTAATATTGGTGAAtcgtaattatatatagataattaatggttgattatatattacagatgcacatgcatatataaattttcttcattttagGTATTGGTTTTATATCTTGAAATTAAAGTGGTGGTCGTTTTCTATTTGGATAATGCGTGATGCATATATTGCATTTCAGACTTTATATGAAGATGGTCATATCTTCAAAAGTATCAATTCATCAAATCAGCTTTGATCTTAAgctgttttacttttattttaatttcctttCGTTAAATTTTAATCTGTAAACAATTTATTGCAATTCTCGTAATCCCAAATTCTGAACTTCTACACCCAGATAATCCTTATAATATGTGTCTTAATCGCTATTATGCACGTGTGTAGTGTAGTTTAAGCTCATACACAATTTtgtgttcaaaaaaaaaacctcatataaaatttagtttgtGCAGACGACTTGAAAGTgaagtaataatatttttggacATAGAATAACTAGATAGACTCTTGACAATGATTTTCAAATGGTAGATAGACTTTTGTGACCAAAATAAGATACTGAAAGGCGATGTTGATGTCTCATGAttagaacaaataaaaagaagagaactaTATTTTCCATGTAATGAAATAAgtgaaatacaaaaaacacTTAAGATCTACTATAGTAACCAAAAACGCTTTCAAAaccattaaaataatattttatttttatcggCAACACAAGTACAAATGTAAATCGTGGGCTTAAACAAAAAGTGAATCCGTGTTTACCTATTTGAAGACTATAAATGTGAAATAAACACTCGTAAGTTATAGTTTGATGGATAACACGTACGACTCGTACTTTTGTTTGTGTCTTACGTACCGATAATGAGATCTCGAGCATGTAGCCTGTAGTCTCTACACACATATCTtctcatattaatttttttctgttatgGACCTTATGGTTATTAGAATAACAAAAGTGTACGAAAGTGAAATATTCTCAATTTTGAATAACAATGCATTGACCCTATGCTCAAACTGTCACAATCAAAGCATTTTTCtatatgaaatcattttcatattttttattaaaaaaaatgttcgaAGTTGGTTaaacattgttttcgaattttATCTGATATCcctaaatattttcttaaggcAAATAATATGCTTATTGTCCAAAGACATTTTGTCCAGTAGCATTTTACTTTAGATATCTTCTATTTTCTAATACTTTACTGACCTGGTCGAaatctttttctctcctttgcGGGAAATCATGAGCCAAGTCAATAAAATTAGCAAACGAgataaaagatagaaaaatgcatatctaaattaaaaacatagaaactaATTCCACGAATATAGGGCTTAATTTAGGACGATTTTCAGTCAAAAACGTCAAAATCCACGGAACAAGAATTGGGTCAAACTCATTGACCGGTCTAAATAGTTTCCTCCTACGTGAGATCCTTTACCCACGTCAACACCATTATATCTACGTGGGCTTTCCACGTCATGTGAAGAGGAGAATCGAGGGTATCACATTTTTGCATCAAGTCCACGCTggaatatattataaaaattatgtgaAAATAATTTGTACATACACTGAAACACACATGCATTAGTTTagtatatacaaatatatacatacacataaaaccaaaagtatatatatatatg
It encodes the following:
- the MAC3B gene encoding MOS4-associated complex 3B (MOS4-associated complex 3B (MAC3B); FUNCTIONS IN: ubiquitin-protein ligase activity, nucleotide binding; INVOLVED IN: defense response to bacterium; LOCATED IN: cell wall, chloroplast, CUL4 RING ubiquitin ligase complex; EXPRESSED IN: 24 plant structures; EXPRESSED DURING: 13 growth stages; CONTAINS InterPro DOMAIN/s: WD40 repeat 2 (InterPro:IPR019782), U box domain (InterPro:IPR003613), WD40 repeat (InterPro:IPR001680), Pre-mRNA-splicing factor 19 (InterPro:IPR013915), WD40 repeat-like-containing domain (InterPro:IPR011046), WD40-repeat-containing domain (InterPro:IPR017986), WD40/YVTN repeat-like-containing domain (InterPro:IPR015943), WD40 repeat, subgroup (InterPro:IPR019781); BEST Arabidopsis thaliana protein match is: MOS4-associated complex 3A (TAIR:AT1G04510.1); Has 62315 Blast hits to 29584 proteins in 885 species: Archae - 64; Bacteria - 8492; Metazoa - 24454; Fungi - 13690; Plants - 7490; Viruses - 0; Other Eukaryotes - 8125 (source: NCBI BLink).), whose amino-acid sequence is MNCAISGEVPVEPVVSTKSGLLFERRLIERHISDYGKCPVTGEPLTIDDIVPIKTGEIIKPKTLHTASIPGLLGTFQNEWDGLMLSNFALEQQLHTARQELSHALYQHDSACRVIARLKKERDEARQLLAEVERHIPAAPEAVTANAALSNGKRAAVDEELGPDAKKLCPGISAEIITELTDCNAALSQKRKKRQIPQTLASIDTLERFTQLSSHPLHKTNKPGICSMDILHSKDVIATGGVDATAVLFDRPSGQILSTLTGHSKKVTSVKFVGDSDLVLTASADKTVRIWRNPGDGNYACGYTLNDHSAEVRAVTVHPTNKYFVSASLDGTWCFYDLSSGSCLAQVSDDSKNVDYTAAAFHPDGLILGTGTSQSVVKIWDVKSQANVAKFDGHTGEVTAISFSENGYFLATAAEDGVRLWDLRKLRNFKSFLSADANSVEFDPSGSYLGIAASDIKVYQTASVKAEWNLIKTLPDLSGTGKATCVKFGSDAQYVAVGSMDRNLRIFGLPGDEKANVDDDSAQDS
- the MAC3B gene encoding MOS4-associated complex 3B (MOS4-associated complex 3B (MAC3B); FUNCTIONS IN: ubiquitin-protein ligase activity, nucleotide binding; INVOLVED IN: defense response to bacterium; LOCATED IN: cell wall, CUL4 RING ubiquitin ligase complex; EXPRESSED IN: 24 plant structures; EXPRESSED DURING: 13 growth stages; CONTAINS InterPro DOMAIN/s: WD40 repeat 2 (InterPro:IPR019782), U box domain (InterPro:IPR003613), WD40 repeat (InterPro:IPR001680), Pre-mRNA-splicing factor 19 (InterPro:IPR013915), WD40 repeat-like-containing domain (InterPro:IPR011046), WD40-repeat-containing domain (InterPro:IPR017986), WD40/YVTN repeat-like-containing domain (InterPro:IPR015943), WD40 repeat, subgroup (InterPro:IPR019781); BEST Arabidopsis thaliana protein match is: MOS4-associated complex 3A (TAIR:AT1G04510.1); Has 35333 Blast hits to 34131 proteins in 2444 species: Archae - 798; Bacteria - 22429; Metazoa - 974; Fungi - 991; Plants - 531; Viruses - 0; Other Eukaryotes - 9610 (source: NCBI BLink).), with translation MNCAISGEVPVEPVVSTKSGLLFERRLIERHISDYGKCPVTGEPLTIDDIVPIKTGEIIKPKTLHTASIPGLLGTFQNEWDGLMLSNFALEQQLHTARQELSHALYQHDSACRVIARLKKERDEARQLLAEVERHIPAAPEAVTANAALSNGKRAAVDEELGPDAKKLCPGISAEIITELTDCNAALSQKRKKRQIPQTLASIDTLERFTQLSSHPLHKTNKPGICSMDILHSKDVIATGGVDATAVLFDRPSGQILSTLTGHSKKVTSVKFVGDSDLVLTASADKTVRIWRNPGDGNYACGYTLNDHSAEVRAVTVHPTNKYFVSASLDGTWCFYDLSSGSCLAQVSDDSKNVDYTAAAFHPDGLILGTGTSQSVVKIWDVKSQANVAKFDGHTGEVTAISFSENGYFLATAAEDGVRLWDLRKLRNFKSFLSADANSVEFDPSGSYLGIAASDIKVYQTASVKAEWNLIKTLPDLSGTGKLRV